In one window of Oreochromis niloticus isolate F11D_XX unplaced genomic scaffold, O_niloticus_UMD_NMBU tig00001914_pilon, whole genome shotgun sequence DNA:
- the LOC109204074 gene encoding protein asteroid homolog 1, which translates to MGVQGLATFLDNHRKVYRDVRFGRSRLVIDGCNLNYLLYFESGLDQNHGGEYAAYESLIERFITALRTCEVDPYVVLDGGSDHTDKKLETVTQRAEQRIERAHRAAKDGGKENVLPIMTKWVFRQTLTRLKVPVAQCFGEADREIAALADKWQCPVLSNDSDFYIFNLSAGLLPISYFQWQDVNGNGSKSYIPCKRYYTSSFCIYFEIQCQLLPTFAALAGNDYVKLQKFIWSQFAPVASKPQSRLEGLLCWLKDFEEPEDALKAAVELMGGKSRKNKENMKKMLQSLSVGMEEYKLPRSSLMEFFIHGVIPLFLVEEFMGRIPDWMQLRVMQAWLPGDTLDVLLLHRLSLSTPVDHKDLPSVNLTSRPLRQVMYGLVLGKETSYKVEERDREGLQLKFIRIKPTFSRVAQRLQLNSLHEAELSERLQVLLEALG; encoded by the exons ATGGGGGTTCAGGGTCTGGCCACCTTCTTAGACAACCACCGGAAGGTTTACCGGGACGTCCGGTTCGGCAGGAGCCGGCTGGTGATCGATGGATGCAACCTGAACTACCTGCTGTACTTTGAGTCAG GTCTGGACCAGAATCACGGCGGGGAGTATGCTGCCTATGAAAGCCTGATTGAGAGGTTCATCACAGCCCTCAGAACCTGCGAGGTCGATCCCTACGTGGTGCTGGACGGAGGCTCGGACCACACCGACAAGAAGCTCGAAACTGTGACACAAAGGGCCGAGCAGCGGATCGAAAGAGCCCATCGAGCAGCAAAGGACGGGGGGAAGGAAAACGTCCTGCCAATTATGACCAAGTGGGTGTTCAGACAAACGCTGACCCGGCTGAAGGTCCCGGTCGCCCAGTGCTTTGGCGAGGCCGACCGGGAGATAGCCGCCCTGGCTGATAAGTGGCAGTGCCCAGTGCTTTCTAACGACAGCGACTTctacatcttcaacctctcagcGGGGTTGTTGCCCATCTCTTACTTCCAGTGGCAGGATGTAAATGGGAATGGCTCAAAGAGCTACATCCCTTGTAAGAGATACTATACCTCCAGCTTCTGCATCTACTTCGAAATCCAATGCCAGCTCCTGCCCACCTTCGCTGCCCTGGCTGGGAATGACTACGTGAAGCTGCAGAAGTTTATCTGGAGTCAGTTTGCCCCAGTCGCCAGTAAGCCTCAGAGCCGCCTGGAAGGCCTGCTGTGCTGGCTGAAGGACTTTGAGGAGCCGGAGGACGCTTTGAAGGCAGCAGTGGAGCTGATGGGAGGAAAGAGCCGCAAGAACAAGGAGAACATGAAGAAGATGCTGCAGAGTTTGTCTGTGGGGATGGAAGAATACAAACTGCCTCGCAGCTCGCTGATGGAGTTCTTCATCCATGGGGTCATTCCTCTGTTCCTAGTTGAG GAGTTCATGGGTCGCATCCCAGATTGGATGCAGCTGCGTGTGATGCAGGCCTGGCTGCCCGGGGACACCCTGGATGTactgctgcttcacaggctgAGCCTCAGCACCCCCGTGGACCACAAAGACCTGCCCAGTGTTAACCTGACCTCCAGACCTCTCCGCCAGGTGATGTACGGGCTGGTGCTGGGCAAAGAGACGTCATATaaggtggaggagagagacagagagggccTCCAGCTTAAATTCATCCGAATCAAACCAACCTTCAGTCGAGTGGCTCAGCGGCTCCAGCTGAACTCGTTGCATGAG GCGGAGCTCTCTGAACGTCTGCAGGTCTTACTTGAGGCTCTCGGGTGA